One Punica granatum isolate Tunisia-2019 chromosome 3, ASM765513v2, whole genome shotgun sequence genomic window carries:
- the LOC116198946 gene encoding putative laccase-1 isoform X1, with product MINPVQTTDVLLMADLPLGHYYMAARQYLTEPTANMGFNHSNATASCNTARTTTSCPVQSSRTFSFLCMDMKAGKNFYESQIRSLANEDYPINVPLDITTRMYITVSMNVLCRNNTSCSPDVGNMLATSMNNISWNNLQVDVLEAYYRNLSGFYTTDFSDWPKTTYDFTAENYDENAVITDQGTKVKVLNYNESVEIVFQGTSVMGGSVNHPMHLHGHSFYVAGIGYGNFNNETDPISYNPIDPPKSEHVWIPKKQLARHQILCEQSWCVVLTLSLGSTYDPGHGHRVYCEGWRH from the exons ATGATAAATCCCGTGCAGACCACGGACGTGCTCCTCATGGCAGACCTCCCTCTCGGGCATTACTACATGGCTGCTCGGCAGTATTTGACTGAGCCTACAGCCAACATGGGATTCAACCACAGCAATGCCACGGCATCCTGCAATACAGCGAGGACTACAACTTCATGTCCCGTCCAATCTTCCCGCACTTTCAGCTTCCTATGTATGGATATGAAAGCTGGGAAGAATTTTTACGAATCTCAGATTAGAAGCCTGGCGAATGAGGATTACCCCATAAATGTCCCGCTGGACATAACCACAAGGATGTACATAACAGTCTCTATGAATGTGCTCTGCCGAAATAACACATCTTGCAGTCCTGACGTTGGGAACATGCTCGCCACAAGCATGAACAATATCAGCTGGAACAATCTGCAGGTTGACGTACTCGAAGCCTACTACAG AAACTTGAGTGGATTTTACACGACAGATTTTTCGGATTGGCCAAAGACTACATATGATTTTACTGCAGAAAATTATGACGAGAATGCAGTTATTACAGATCAAGGGACAAAGGTAAAGGTTTTGAATTATAACGAGTCTGTGGAGATAGTGTTCCAAGGCACCAGTGTGATGGGTGGCTCTGTGAATCACCCGATGCATCTGCACGGGCATAGCTTCTATGTAGCTGGAATTGGTTATGGGAATTTCAACAATGAAACGGATCCAATATCATATAATCCGATTGATCCTCCCAAAAGTGAACACGTTTGGATTCCCAAGAAACAGTTGGCTCGCCATCAGATTCTTTGCGAACAATCCTG GTGTGTGGTTCTGACTCTGTCACTTGGATCGACATATGACCCGGGGCATGGACACCGCGTTTATTGTGAGGGATGGAGGCACTGA
- the LOC116198946 gene encoding putative laccase-1 isoform X3, producing MINPVQTTDVLLMADLPLGHYYMAARQYLTEPTANMGFNHSNATASCNTARTTTSCPVQSSRTFSFLCMDMKAGKNFYESQIRSLANEDYPINVPLDITTRMYITVSMNVLCRNNTSCSPDVGNMLATSMNNISWNNLQVDVLEAYYRNLSGFYTTDFSDWPKTTYDFTAENYDENAVITDQGTKVKVLNYNESVEIVFQGTSVMGGSVNHPMHLHGHSFYVAGIGYGNFNNETDPISYNPIDPPKSEHVWIPKKQLARHQILCEQS from the exons ATGATAAATCCCGTGCAGACCACGGACGTGCTCCTCATGGCAGACCTCCCTCTCGGGCATTACTACATGGCTGCTCGGCAGTATTTGACTGAGCCTACAGCCAACATGGGATTCAACCACAGCAATGCCACGGCATCCTGCAATACAGCGAGGACTACAACTTCATGTCCCGTCCAATCTTCCCGCACTTTCAGCTTCCTATGTATGGATATGAAAGCTGGGAAGAATTTTTACGAATCTCAGATTAGAAGCCTGGCGAATGAGGATTACCCCATAAATGTCCCGCTGGACATAACCACAAGGATGTACATAACAGTCTCTATGAATGTGCTCTGCCGAAATAACACATCTTGCAGTCCTGACGTTGGGAACATGCTCGCCACAAGCATGAACAATATCAGCTGGAACAATCTGCAGGTTGACGTACTCGAAGCCTACTACAG AAACTTGAGTGGATTTTACACGACAGATTTTTCGGATTGGCCAAAGACTACATATGATTTTACTGCAGAAAATTATGACGAGAATGCAGTTATTACAGATCAAGGGACAAAGGTAAAGGTTTTGAATTATAACGAGTCTGTGGAGATAGTGTTCCAAGGCACCAGTGTGATGGGTGGCTCTGTGAATCACCCGATGCATCTGCACGGGCATAGCTTCTATGTAGCTGGAATTGGTTATGGGAATTTCAACAATGAAACGGATCCAATATCATATAATCCGATTGATCCTCCCAAAAGTGAACACGTTTGGATTCCCAAGAAACAGTTGGCTCGCCATCAGATTCTTTGCGAACAATCCTG A
- the LOC116198946 gene encoding putative laccase-1 isoform X2, which translates to MINPVQTTDVLLMADLPLGHYYMAARQYLTEPTANMGFNHSNATASCNTARTTTSCPVQSSRTFSFLCMDMKAGKNFYESQIRSLANEDYPINVPLDITTRMYITVSMNVLCRNNTSCSPDVGNMLATSMNNISWNNLQVDVLEAYYRNLSGFYTTDFSDWPKTTYDFTAENYDENAVITDQGTKVKVLNYNESVEIVFQGTSVMGGSVNHPMHLHGHSFYVAGIGYGNFNNETDPISYNPIDPPKSEHVWIPKKQLARHQILCEQSCECIRI; encoded by the exons ATGATAAATCCCGTGCAGACCACGGACGTGCTCCTCATGGCAGACCTCCCTCTCGGGCATTACTACATGGCTGCTCGGCAGTATTTGACTGAGCCTACAGCCAACATGGGATTCAACCACAGCAATGCCACGGCATCCTGCAATACAGCGAGGACTACAACTTCATGTCCCGTCCAATCTTCCCGCACTTTCAGCTTCCTATGTATGGATATGAAAGCTGGGAAGAATTTTTACGAATCTCAGATTAGAAGCCTGGCGAATGAGGATTACCCCATAAATGTCCCGCTGGACATAACCACAAGGATGTACATAACAGTCTCTATGAATGTGCTCTGCCGAAATAACACATCTTGCAGTCCTGACGTTGGGAACATGCTCGCCACAAGCATGAACAATATCAGCTGGAACAATCTGCAGGTTGACGTACTCGAAGCCTACTACAG AAACTTGAGTGGATTTTACACGACAGATTTTTCGGATTGGCCAAAGACTACATATGATTTTACTGCAGAAAATTATGACGAGAATGCAGTTATTACAGATCAAGGGACAAAGGTAAAGGTTTTGAATTATAACGAGTCTGTGGAGATAGTGTTCCAAGGCACCAGTGTGATGGGTGGCTCTGTGAATCACCCGATGCATCTGCACGGGCATAGCTTCTATGTAGCTGGAATTGGTTATGGGAATTTCAACAATGAAACGGATCCAATATCATATAATCCGATTGATCCTCCCAAAAGTGAACACGTTTGGATTCCCAAGAAACAGTTGGCTCGCCATCAGATTCTTTGCGAACAATCCTG TGAATGCATCCGGATTTGA
- the LOC116200250 gene encoding peroxidase 64-like, with amino-acid sequence MAITIALFLISLLTLSPLSSSLSLNYYQKTCPDAEIIIAGTVKNAAGKEKTVPAALLRMHFHDCFIRGCDGSVLLNSKGDNKAEKDAPPNGSLHAFYVIDDAKKALEQHCPGVVSCADILALAARDAVVLVGGPTWEVPKGRKDGRTSKASETAQLPTPSFNLSQLRQSFSQRGLSMDDLVALLGGHTLGFSHCSSFENRLRNFNSTHDIDPSMHPFFAASLRSMCPVKGRPKNAGAPMDPSSTTFDNTYYKLILQGKGLFSSDQALLANPKTKGLVTKFASSHEAFVDAFAKSIIKMSSITGGQEVRKDCRVVN; translated from the exons ATGGCAATTACCATAGCATTATTTCTCATTTCACTTCTCACACTCTCTCCACTTAGCAGTTCATTGAGCTTGAACTACTACCAGAAAACCTGCCCTGATGCCGAAATTATCATCGCGGGCACAGTCAAGAACGCGGCTGGGAAGGAAAAAACTGTGCCAGCTGCTCTACTTCGGATGCATTTCCACGATTGCTTTATTCGG GGATGTGATGGCTCTGTGCTCCTGAACTCCAAAGGGGACAACAAGGCGGAAAAGGACGCGCCGCCCAATGGCTCGTTGCACGCATTTTATGTGATCGACGACGCCAAGAAGGCGCTCGAACAGCATTGCCCAGGAGTGGTCTCTTGCGCCGATATCTTGGCCCTGGCTGCCCGAGATGCTGTTGTGCTG GTAGGAGGGCCGACTTGGGAGGTACCAAAGGGAAGAAAAGATGGAAGAACATCAAAAGCAAGTGAGACAGCTCAGTTGCCTACTCCATCCTTCAACTTATCTCAACTTCGGCAGAGCTTCTCCCAGAGGGGTCTCTCCATGGACGACTTGGTCGCTCTCTTGG GAGGCCACACTCTTGGGTTCTCCCACTGCTCCTCATTCGAGAACAGGCTCCGCAACTTCAACTCCACCCACGACATCGACCCATCAATGCACCCTTTCTTCGCAGCAAGCTTAAGAAGCATGTGCCCAGTCAAGGGGAGGCCGAAGAATGCAGGCGCCCCAATGGATCCGTCTTCCACGACGTTTGACAACACGTACTACAAGCTGATCCTCCAAGGCAAAGGACTCTTCTCGTCGGACCAAGCGCTTCTCGCCAACCCTAAGACTAAGGGCTTGGTTACCAAGTTCGCAAGCTCTCACGAGGCTTTCGTGGACGCATTTGCCAAGTCTATTATCAAGATGAGCAGCATCACGGGTGGACAGGAGGTCCGGAAGGATTGCAGGGTAGTGAACTGA
- the LOC116200249 gene encoding pentatricopeptide repeat-containing protein At4g01400, mitochondrial — protein sequence MMYFVPRHLKLLLSSKEMARRSLVRFSGISIVTSSSLMYSQKSLLWFYSSKPNHHEYQQGNRDQDLYSLSLSIGSPARVQKLIASQSDPLLAKEIFDIASRVANFRVSYSSYHILIIKLARSKHFSLVEDLLVRLKSEPYAVSTSLFSGLIKVYEEADMPEKALKTFYTMLEFKCQPLPKHLNRILEVLVSHRNYVRPAFDLFKNAHRHRVSPNTTSYNILMRAFCLNDNLSIAYSLFNQMFKRDVLPDIESYRILMQGLCRKSQVNRAVDLLEDMLNKGFVPDALSYTTLLNALCRKNKLREAYKLLCRMKVKGCNPDILHYNTVILGFCREGCAADACKILMDMPSNGCLPNLVSYRTLVGGLCDQGLFDDAKNYIQEMISKGFSPHFSISHALINGFCNVGKIKEACEVVEQLLEHGDAPHLDSWAVVLPMICEENDKSRIESSFKEILRVEITPNTRLIHAAAGLEEYVIRKAEAKSRRP from the coding sequence ATGATGTATTTTGTGCCGAGGCACTTAAAGCTGCTGTTATCAAGCAAAGAAATGGCTCGTCGATCACTTGTTCGTTTTTCTGGAATTTCGATAGTGACCTCTAGTTCCTTAATGTATTCACAGAAGTCTCTGCTGTGGTTCTATTCTTCAAAACCGAACCATCATGAGTATCAGCAGGGAAACCGTGATCAAGATTTGTATAGCTTGAGCTTGTCAATAGGGTCCCCAGCTCGGGTCCAAAAGCTTATAGCTTCTCAATCAGACCCTCTCCTTGCAAAAGAGATCTTTGACATTGCGTCCCGTGTGGCAAACTTCCGTGTCTCATACTCGTCCTACCACATTCTCATTATCAAACTTGCCCGGTCAAAGCACTTCTCCCTCGTTGAAGATCTTCTTGTCCGCCTGAAATCAGAACCGTATGCTGTTTCCACTTCGCTCTTCTCCGGCCTCATCAAGGTCTATGAGGAAGCTGACATGCCCGAGAAAGCCCTCAAGACCTTCTACACGATGCTTGAATTCAAATGTCAGCCCCTGCCCAAACACTTGAACCGCATCCTTGAAGTACTTGTTTCTCATAGGAACTATGTCCGTCCAGCATTCGATCTTTTCAAGAATGCTCACAGACACAGAGTCTCGCCCAACACTACATCTTACAACATCCTGATGCGAGCTTTCTGTTTGAATGATAATCTTAGTATCGCTTACTCGTTGTTCAACCAGATGTTCAAAAGGGATGTTCTCCCAGACATAGAATCGTATAGGATTCTGATGCAGGGACTGTGCAGGAAGAGTCAGGTGAATCGGGCAGTTGACCTGTTGGAAGATATGTTGAATAAGGGCTTTGTTCCAGATGCCCTGAGCTATACCACTCTATTGAATGCTTTGTGCAGGAAAAATAAGCTAAGAGAGGCATATAAGCTTCTTTGTAGGATGAAAGTTAAGGGTTGTAATCCCGATATCCTTCATTATAATACTGTTATACTTGGGTTCTGTAGGGAAGGTTGTGCAGCTGATGCTTGTAAGATTCTTATGGACATGCCTTCAAATGGGTGCTTGCCCAATTTGGTTTCTTACCGCACTTTGGTGGGCGGGTTGTGTGATCAGGGATTGTTTGATGATGCGAAGAATTATATACAGGAAATGATATCGAAGGGCTTTTCTCCACACTTCTCGATCTCCCATGCCTTAATAAATGGCTTCTGCAATGTtgggaagatcaaggaagcgTGTGAAGTTGTAGAGCAGCTGCTGGAGCATGGGGACGCTCCGCACTTGGACTCCTGGGCAGTTGTTTTGCCTATGATATGTGAGGAGAATGATAAGTCAAGGATAGAGAGTTCGTTCAAAGAGATTCTGCGGGTGGAGATAACCCCTAATACGAGGTTAATCCATGCAGCTGCTGGCTTGGAGGAGTACGTGATTAGGAAGGCCGAAGCTAAATCAAGGAGACCTTGA